The Oscillatoria salina IIICB1 genome has a segment encoding these proteins:
- a CDS encoding helix-turn-helix domain-containing protein, producing MAYTIPSSCFQCGNCQPHCPTGAIQREGEEFWIEPGLCNGCDGYYSEPQCIVACPISSPVPLQAKKGRYKLNTRTATSPDLFPNGKNNSMASSIVIWEACNLLMQRSSLDWQTDLSGKLFYHKKVKQGRGSICFHIDENLDPEGDRQFNYATNISTIEGIDIRAACLHLIYAAYATSLEKPWEEEFAISDRQIEKYLGLDKRKDLNKAVKLTLIKDLAQQPCKLVTSIDWPQQGKVKQFSVPESYLWHLVEIKHHFQEDELGCKHLVGLTFKIKAGIWAKYFLNKQGSQTRTAFYQYGTLPKFLLTAVTSIWQQHEGAARMMLWLLFKIKMGKEQRITVPTLMRVAYGEERINQASTQREERKRLLRSFESDLEFLNHYGLKPVFDPVTYKEEIQPLWAKLAELPDDADEALEFWINDGSNKQRLTDSGPRDKWNLLMKARILGFDLPLEWEQQLAKWETKKQRKMRSKSKSKIKSALSAQQILSARKSRGISQRKLAQLTGKSQSWIRDLENGRLEAKPEDQLRLRQLLDL from the coding sequence CCACGGGTGCAATACAAAGGGAAGGTGAAGAATTTTGGATCGAGCCAGGATTATGTAATGGTTGTGATGGCTACTATTCAGAACCACAATGTATTGTTGCTTGTCCAATTAGCAGTCCAGTTCCCTTACAAGCGAAAAAAGGCAGATATAAGCTTAATACTAGAACAGCGACCAGTCCAGACTTGTTTCCTAATGGCAAAAATAACTCAATGGCATCTTCGATTGTCATTTGGGAAGCTTGTAACCTATTAATGCAGCGATCCTCCCTAGATTGGCAGACGGACTTATCAGGAAAATTATTTTACCACAAAAAAGTTAAGCAAGGTCGAGGCTCGATTTGCTTTCACATCGACGAGAACTTAGATCCAGAAGGCGATCGCCAGTTTAATTATGCAACAAATATCTCAACAATCGAGGGAATTGATATCCGAGCAGCTTGTCTGCACTTAATTTATGCAGCTTATGCTACCAGCTTAGAAAAACCGTGGGAAGAAGAATTTGCGATTAGCGATCGCCAAATTGAAAAATATCTCGGACTCGACAAGCGCAAAGACCTCAACAAAGCAGTAAAATTAACATTAATAAAAGATTTAGCTCAACAACCCTGTAAACTTGTCACCAGCATCGATTGGCCTCAACAAGGCAAAGTCAAGCAATTTTCTGTACCTGAAAGTTATCTGTGGCACCTAGTCGAGATTAAACACCACTTTCAAGAAGACGAACTCGGCTGCAAACATCTTGTCGGTCTGACCTTCAAAATTAAAGCTGGCATTTGGGCAAAATATTTTTTAAATAAGCAAGGTTCTCAAACCCGCACAGCCTTCTATCAATATGGTACTCTGCCGAAGTTTCTTTTAACTGCTGTTACGAGTATCTGGCAGCAACATGAAGGTGCAGCGCGGATGATGCTCTGGCTACTGTTTAAAATCAAAATGGGTAAAGAACAACGAATTACTGTTCCTACCTTAATGCGCGTCGCCTACGGTGAAGAAAGAATTAATCAAGCTTCTACCCAAAGAGAAGAACGCAAGCGACTGCTGCGAAGCTTTGAAAGTGACTTAGAATTTCTGAACCACTACGGACTTAAACCTGTCTTCGACCCCGTAACCTATAAAGAAGAAATTCAGCCACTTTGGGCAAAATTAGCCGAACTACCTGATGATGCAGACGAAGCACTAGAATTTTGGATTAATGACGGTAGCAACAAGCAACGCTTAACTGACTCCGGTCCGCGCGACAAGTGGAATCTGTTAATGAAAGCTCGCATCTTAGGCTTTGACCTACCCCTAGAATGGGAGCAACAACTAGCAAAATGGGAAACTAAAAAGCAGCGCAAAATGCGTTCCAAATCTAAATCCAAAATTAAATCAGCTTTATCTGCTCAACAAATCCTTTCGGCGAGGAAAAGTCGTGGTATTAGTCAAAGGAAATTAGCACAGTTGACAGGAAAAAGTCAAAGTTGGATTCGCGATTTAGAGAATGGTCGTTTAGAAGCCAAGCCCGAAGATCAATTAAGGTTGCGTCAACTGCTGGATTTATAG